TTTCCTGGATTCTTTTGATTATTTCAATTTATTGATGGAAGAGATAAAAGATATCCGTATAAATGAGGAAAAGACTTCTGCTGAATTGGATTTTTATATTCATTTCGATGCTTATTATGGGGGTACTTCTGGAAAAATGACTTTTAAGGGCAAAGGTAACTTTTGGCTCAGACCCGGTGAATATGGGGGATGGAGTATTTATCACATGAATATGCCGGGAATTGATATATAATCTACTGATAATCTATCCTTTATTTATGATTTCTGTCCCTGTTCCAACAAAATTCTCACGCCATTTTGAGTCAAATGATAAGCTGGCTTTAGGGTTAAAAGATAGGGTACTTTTCAAACATCCGGCTAATATCACTCACCGGATGTTTTGAATTTGATATTTGAAAAATTGGGATTTGTTTGAAATTTGATAATTGAAATTTGGTGCTTCAAAAATATAACACCTCTTATTTTGAATCCCCTTTTGCAGGCCATTTATGATCTATTCCAATTCTTCCACCGCCTTCTCTATCCTCCTGATCGTTTCTTCTTTGCCGATCATTTCTACGATCTTAGCCACATCCGGTCCCATTCCGGTCCCGACCAAAGATATACGCAACGGGAGCATGACCTGGCCCATGCCCACTTCCTTCTCCTCGGTGAGTTGCTTTACTGTCTCCTTAATGGCATCGGCTTCAAAATTGTCGAGGTTCTTTAATCTTTCCTTCAGTTCGTTTAGCAGGCCGGGTGTGTGCTCTTTCCATTTCTTTTTGATCATTTTCTGATCGTATTCCTGAGGGGGCCGGAAGAAGAAAAACGCCTGATCCCATATCTCATGGATAAGGTACACCCTTTCTTTTACCAGGCTACATACCTCTCTAACATATTCATGCGATGCGGTGTAGCCTTTTTCCTTTAATACGGGCATAAATAGTTCGGCCAGCTCGTCATCCGATTTTTTCATTAAATACTGGTGATTGAACCATCTGGCTTTGTCGGGGTCGAATTTGGAGCCCGCCTTGCCTATTTTTTCGAGTTCGAAGGCTTCAATCAGCTCATCCAGGGTGTAAAGCTCACGGTCGGTGCCGGGATTCCATCCCAGAAAGGCCAGGATGTTGTTAAATGCCTCAGGCAGGTAACCCCACTCCTTATACCCTTTGAATGTTTCGCCGGTTTCCGGGTCTGTCCATTGCATAGGGAAAACCGGGTAACCGTGTTTTTTTCCGTCGCGTTTGCTGAGCTTTCCTTTACCACTGGGGTTTAATATTAACGGCAAATGAGCAAAAACGGGCATCTCCTCCTTCCATCCAAGCGCTTCGTAAAGTAAAAAGTGGAGCGGGAGGGAGGGGAGCCATTCTTCACCACGGATCACATGGCTGATTTTCATCTCATGATCATCCACCACATTGGCCAGGTGGTAAGTAGGCATGCCATCGGATTTGAAGAGTATTTTATCGTCGAGCTGGTTGGTATTTACTTCCACTTCTCCACGGATCAGGTCATTAACTACAATGTGTTGTTCTTCAGGCATTTTGAACCGGATCACATAAGGCTCACCTTTATCGATCAAAGATTTTACCTCGTCTTCGGAAAGGGTGAGCGAGTTTCGCATCTCTCCACGGGTGATGGCATTATACTGCTGAATCTCGCTTTTCTGCTGTTTAAGCCTTTCCCGCATGGCTTCCAATTCTTCGCTGGTATCAAAGGCATAGTAGGCGGTTCCTTCTTGCACCATCTTTTCCGCATATTGCCGGTAAAGCATGCTGCGTTCCGATTGCCTGTAAGGGCCGTAGTCGCCGCCTTTATCCACACCCTCGTCATAACTGATGCCGCACCATTTTAGTGAATCTATAATGTATTGTTCTGCACCCTCAACATATCGGGTCTGGTCCGTATCTTCAATTCTAAGAACGAATGTGCCGTTATTTTTTCTGGCAAAAAGATAATTGTAGAGCGCTGTCCTTACTCCGCCCATATGAAGCGGACCTGTTGGACTCGGTGCAAATCGTACCCTGATATCTGGATGAGTCATATTGTTTCATTTATGATTTAGTATGCAAATATAGACATTCGGAAAGAAGAAACTAAAGATGACGATTATTTGTGATAAATCATTCGAACTTGAGATTATCAGGATTCTGTCTGACATCAAATAAACGGAGAATTTGAATGGTTTTGTTATGGCTCCGGTAGAAGAGAATATTGTGTTTTGTGACAACACATTTGCGAATTCTCAAATCTTTATTGATGAGCGGATATTGATATGGATTATTTGTAATTTGATGGGTAATATGATCTATCTTA
The DNA window shown above is from Bacteroidales bacterium and carries:
- a CDS encoding type II toxin-antitoxin system RelE/ParE family toxin; translation: MAELIIWAPLAKEDLENILKYLNENWDAQMVIQFLDKIDHITHQITNNPYQYPLINKDLRIRKCVVTKHNILFYRSHNKTIQILRLFDVRQNPDNLKFE
- a CDS encoding glutamate--tRNA ligase translates to MTHPDIRVRFAPSPTGPLHMGGVRTALYNYLFARKNNGTFVLRIEDTDQTRYVEGAEQYIIDSLKWCGISYDEGVDKGGDYGPYRQSERSMLYRQYAEKMVQEGTAYYAFDTSEELEAMRERLKQQKSEIQQYNAITRGEMRNSLTLSEDEVKSLIDKGEPYVIRFKMPEEQHIVVNDLIRGEVEVNTNQLDDKILFKSDGMPTYHLANVVDDHEMKISHVIRGEEWLPSLPLHFLLYEALGWKEEMPVFAHLPLILNPSGKGKLSKRDGKKHGYPVFPMQWTDPETGETFKGYKEWGYLPEAFNNILAFLGWNPGTDRELYTLDELIEAFELEKIGKAGSKFDPDKARWFNHQYLMKKSDDELAELFMPVLKEKGYTASHEYVREVCSLVKERVYLIHEIWDQAFFFFRPPQEYDQKMIKKKWKEHTPGLLNELKERLKNLDNFEADAIKETVKQLTEEKEVGMGQVMLPLRISLVGTGMGPDVAKIVEMIGKEETIRRIEKAVEELE